A window of the Streptomyces griseochromogenes genome harbors these coding sequences:
- a CDS encoding PQQ-dependent sugar dehydrogenase, with translation MNLRRVLPCGLAVALALPLAGPSRAAALAATDYQAEDATIVQGTVAANHTGYTGTGFVDYTNVKGSYVEFTVSGASAGTASLTLRYANGTSTDRPMDISVNGTVVSPAVSFPATTDWNTWATKTVTIPLTAGTDKIRATATTAGGGPNLDRVGVGAAADTQAPTRPGQPSCSDIGEDAITLSWGASTDNVGVAAYDLYEHGNKIGEAEGSATSKALTGLTPNTTYNLTVIARDAAGNTSAASPVVDCTTKPSSDSVPPTKPGTLSAAGVTANSADLSWGASTDDRAVVAYDIRNDTTVYKTVTSGTTTTLTGLACDSPYSLNVVARDAAGNVSQPSNTVTFTTKACATDGGVPSSIATLSTGWTIPWGTYWMPDGQSALVTERDDFRVWKLTKSGSRTQVGTVPNAVTTNGEGGLLGVAVDPKWDTNHYVYFMHTAAEGNRVVRMTYDGTRLSDYKILLQGIKKNRYHNGGRLAFGPDGYLYVSTGEAQTPDLAQDKNSLNGKILRMTTDGRPAPGNPFGNYVYSLGHRNPQGLAFDRSGRLWEAEFGNSSKDELNLIKPGANYGWPTCEGNCDVAGMTNPKATWNVSEASPSGIAVVRNVIYMASLRGERLWRIPINGDKESVGTPTAYYVGTYGRLRTVTKVPGADQLWLSTTNCDNNGGAADGSDKIFRVSIS, from the coding sequence ATGAATCTCCGGAGAGTTCTGCCCTGCGGCCTGGCCGTGGCCCTCGCGCTGCCCCTTGCCGGGCCGAGCCGGGCCGCCGCCCTCGCGGCCACCGACTACCAGGCCGAGGACGCGACGATCGTGCAGGGTACGGTGGCCGCCAACCACACCGGCTACACGGGCACCGGCTTCGTCGACTACACCAACGTCAAGGGCTCCTACGTGGAGTTCACGGTGAGCGGGGCCTCGGCCGGTACCGCTTCCCTCACCCTGCGGTACGCCAACGGGACCTCCACCGACCGGCCGATGGACATCTCCGTCAACGGCACCGTCGTGTCGCCCGCGGTGTCCTTCCCGGCCACCACCGACTGGAACACCTGGGCGACCAAGACGGTCACCATCCCGCTCACCGCGGGCACCGACAAGATCCGCGCCACGGCCACCACCGCGGGCGGCGGTCCCAACCTCGACCGGGTCGGTGTCGGCGCGGCCGCCGACACCCAGGCCCCGACCCGACCAGGCCAACCGAGCTGCTCCGACATCGGCGAAGACGCCATCACCCTCTCCTGGGGCGCCTCCACGGACAACGTGGGCGTGGCCGCCTACGACCTCTACGAACACGGCAACAAGATCGGGGAAGCTGAGGGGAGCGCCACCTCGAAGGCCCTGACCGGTCTCACCCCGAACACCACCTACAACCTGACCGTCATCGCCCGCGACGCGGCCGGGAACACCTCCGCCGCCAGCCCGGTCGTCGACTGCACGACCAAACCCAGCTCGGACAGTGTCCCGCCCACCAAGCCGGGCACCTTGTCCGCGGCCGGCGTCACCGCGAACTCCGCCGACCTCAGCTGGGGCGCGTCCACGGACGACCGCGCGGTCGTCGCCTACGACATACGCAACGACACGACCGTGTACAAGACCGTCACCAGCGGCACGACGACCACCCTCACCGGGCTCGCCTGCGACAGCCCGTACTCCCTGAACGTCGTCGCGCGGGACGCGGCCGGAAACGTCTCGCAGCCGAGCAACACCGTCACCTTCACCACCAAGGCCTGCGCCACCGACGGCGGCGTCCCGTCCTCCATCGCCACGCTCTCCACCGGCTGGACCATCCCCTGGGGCACCTACTGGATGCCCGACGGCCAGTCGGCCCTGGTCACGGAGAGGGACGACTTCCGGGTCTGGAAGCTGACCAAGAGCGGCAGCAGGACCCAGGTCGGCACGGTCCCGAACGCCGTCACCACCAACGGCGAGGGCGGTCTGCTCGGGGTCGCCGTCGACCCGAAGTGGGACACGAACCACTACGTCTACTTCATGCACACCGCCGCGGAGGGCAACCGGGTCGTGCGCATGACCTACGACGGCACCAGGCTGAGCGACTACAAGATCCTGCTCCAGGGCATCAAGAAGAACCGCTACCACAACGGCGGCCGCCTCGCCTTCGGCCCCGACGGCTACCTGTACGTCTCCACCGGCGAGGCCCAGACGCCCGACCTCGCGCAGGACAAGAACTCCCTGAACGGCAAGATCCTGCGCATGACCACGGACGGCAGGCCGGCCCCCGGCAACCCGTTCGGCAACTACGTCTACTCCCTGGGCCACCGCAACCCGCAGGGCCTCGCCTTCGACCGCAGCGGGCGGCTGTGGGAGGCCGAGTTCGGCAACAGCTCCAAGGACGAGCTGAACCTCATCAAGCCCGGTGCCAACTACGGCTGGCCCACCTGCGAGGGCAACTGCGACGTCGCCGGGATGACCAACCCCAAGGCCACCTGGAACGTCTCCGAGGCCTCGCCCAGCGGCATCGCCGTCGTCCGCAACGTGATCTACATGGCCTCCCTGCGCGGCGAACGCCTGTGGCGCATCCCGATCAACGGCGACAAGGAGAGCGTCGGCACGCCGACCGCGTACTACGTCGGCACATACGGCCGCCTGCGCACCGTCACCAAGGTGCCGGGCGCCGACCAGCTGTGGCTGTCGACCACCAACTGCGACAACAACGGAGGCGCGGCGGACGGATCCGACAAGATCTTCCGCGTGAGCATCAGCTGA
- a CDS encoding AMP-dependent synthetase/ligase, which translates to MREFSNPPLASAPPVGGLADVVFDHAQTDPVHIALGRKDEAGEWRDVTSAEFRDEVLALAKGLLAQGVRFGDRVAIMSRTRYEWTLFDFALWTIGAQVIPIYPTSSAEQCFWMLYDAEVSTAIVEHEDHAMTIATVIDRLPQLQRLWQLDAGCVQDLYDAGAHLDDEVVHRHRQAVTPDSIATIIYTSGTTGRPKGCVLSHANFMFEADTMIQRWEPVFHTKKDDAASTLLFLPLAHVFGRMVEVAAIRGRVRFGHQPQLHAAALLPDLAAFRPTFILAVPYIFEKVFNAARRKAEKDGKAGPFEKAVEIAVKYADAVEAKAWGTGPGPSAALRMQHQLFDKLVYTKVRAAMGGRIRNAMSGGSAMDRRLGLFFAGAGVQIYEGYGLTESTAAATANPPERTRYGTVGQAIPGVTVHIADDGEIWLHGGNVFQGYLNNQKATDATLHDGWLATGDLGSLDEDGYLTITGRKKEILVTSGGKSVSPGVLEERVRDHPLVNQCIVVGNDRPYIAALVTLDQEAVEHWLQMRGKPQLAPAQLVRDPDLETEVRRAVVAANTLVSQAESIRTFRILAQPFTEEHGLLTPSLKLKRKAIEKAYDTEVEALYQA; encoded by the coding sequence TTGCGCGAGTTTTCCAACCCTCCGTTGGCGTCGGCGCCGCCGGTCGGCGGCCTGGCCGATGTCGTCTTCGACCATGCCCAGACGGACCCCGTGCACATCGCCCTCGGCCGCAAGGACGAAGCGGGTGAGTGGCGGGACGTGACCTCGGCCGAGTTCCGCGACGAGGTCCTGGCGCTGGCCAAGGGGCTCCTCGCCCAGGGCGTCCGCTTCGGCGACCGGGTCGCGATCATGTCCCGCACCCGCTACGAGTGGACCCTCTTCGACTTCGCGCTGTGGACGATCGGCGCCCAGGTGATCCCGATCTACCCGACGTCCTCGGCCGAGCAGTGCTTCTGGATGCTCTACGACGCGGAGGTCTCGACGGCGATCGTGGAGCACGAGGACCACGCGATGACCATCGCCACCGTCATCGACCGGCTCCCGCAGCTGCAGCGGCTGTGGCAGCTGGACGCGGGCTGTGTGCAGGACCTGTACGACGCGGGCGCGCACCTGGACGACGAGGTGGTGCACCGGCACCGGCAGGCGGTCACCCCGGACTCGATCGCCACGATCATCTACACCTCGGGCACCACGGGCCGCCCCAAGGGCTGTGTCCTGTCCCACGCGAACTTCATGTTCGAGGCGGACACGATGATCCAGCGCTGGGAGCCGGTGTTCCACACGAAGAAGGACGACGCGGCCTCCACCCTGCTGTTCCTGCCGCTGGCGCACGTCTTCGGGCGGATGGTGGAGGTCGCGGCGATCCGCGGCCGGGTCCGCTTCGGGCACCAGCCACAGCTGCACGCGGCCGCGCTGCTGCCGGACCTGGCCGCGTTCCGGCCGACGTTCATCCTCGCGGTGCCCTACATCTTCGAGAAGGTGTTCAACGCGGCCCGGCGCAAGGCGGAGAAGGACGGCAAGGCGGGGCCGTTCGAGAAGGCGGTCGAGATCGCCGTGAAGTACGCCGACGCCGTCGAGGCCAAGGCCTGGGGCACCGGTCCGGGGCCCTCGGCGGCGCTCAGGATGCAGCACCAGCTGTTCGACAAGCTGGTGTACACGAAGGTACGCGCGGCGATGGGCGGACGTATTCGCAACGCGATGTCCGGCGGCTCGGCGATGGACCGACGTCTCGGGCTGTTCTTCGCGGGCGCGGGCGTGCAGATCTACGAGGGCTACGGCCTGACCGAGTCGACGGCGGCGGCGACCGCGAACCCGCCCGAGCGCACCCGCTACGGCACCGTCGGCCAGGCCATCCCGGGCGTCACCGTGCACATCGCGGACGACGGGGAGATCTGGCTGCACGGCGGGAACGTCTTCCAGGGCTACCTCAACAACCAGAAGGCGACCGACGCGACCCTGCACGACGGCTGGCTCGCCACCGGCGACCTCGGCTCGCTCGACGAGGACGGCTATCTGACCATCACCGGCCGCAAGAAGGAGATCCTGGTGACCTCCGGCGGCAAGAGCGTCTCCCCCGGTGTCCTGGAGGAGCGGGTCCGTGACCATCCACTGGTCAACCAGTGCATCGTCGTGGGCAACGACCGCCCCTACATCGCGGCCCTGGTCACCCTCGACCAGGAGGCCGTCGAGCACTGGCTGCAGATGCGCGGCAAGCCCCAGCTGGCCCCCGCGCAGCTGGTGCGCGACCCGGACCTGGAGACGGAGGTGCGGCGGGCGGTCGTCGCCGCCAACACCCTCGTCTCGCAGGCCGAGTCCATCCGCACCTTCCGCATCCTGGCGCAGCCGTTCACCGAGGAGCACGGTCTGCTGACACCGTCGCTGAAGCTGAAGCGGAAGGCGATCGAGAAGGCGTACGACACCGAGGTCGAGGCCCTCTACCAGGCCTGA
- a CDS encoding MFS transporter, giving the protein MRTWGTLTAVCLGTFMLLLDVTIVVVALPDMAGALHASLTDLQWVVDGYALALAALLLGAGAAADILGRRRVHVAGVVLFAVASLLCGLASGPGTLVAARALQGVGAAAMFATTLPLLGSVYQGARRSAALGVWGAVSGGAAAVGPVLGGLLTEGPGWRWIFFVNLPVSVVEVWLTLRVVPESRGPRGMRVDWAGTAAFAWFAGGVTYAVVRAGEDGWTASASLTAFACAALALVVFVLVERRADHPLLDLALLRKPAFVGVMAGAFAFNGVAFGVTPYLSIWMQTLLGMSPVRGGLTLLPMTVAAMIVAVLVGRLLHGVPARLTIGGGLLLIGSGNICQAVLDAGSGWTALVPGFVLVGAGTGFVSPTVAGAALAAVPGERAGMAGGAVNTVRQLGYALGVAVFGTVLTSRMTGALPHGAAHDLAGGGARTLRGSVSEPALRAAFASGLNGTLVAAGLAGIAAGALVLVLVRTPRPAPTAAEAAPREPAAVTPRR; this is encoded by the coding sequence ATGCGTACATGGGGGACGCTCACGGCCGTGTGCCTGGGCACGTTCATGTTGTTGCTGGACGTCACGATCGTGGTGGTGGCACTGCCGGACATGGCGGGTGCGCTGCACGCCTCGCTCACCGATCTGCAGTGGGTGGTCGACGGGTACGCGCTCGCGCTGGCCGCGCTGCTGCTGGGGGCGGGGGCCGCCGCCGACATTCTCGGGCGGCGCCGGGTGCATGTGGCCGGTGTGGTGCTGTTCGCGGTGGCGTCGCTGCTGTGCGGGCTCGCGTCCGGGCCGGGCACGCTGGTGGCCGCGCGGGCGCTGCAGGGGGTGGGCGCGGCGGCGATGTTCGCCACGACGCTGCCGCTGCTGGGCTCGGTCTACCAGGGGGCGCGCAGGTCGGCGGCGCTCGGGGTGTGGGGCGCGGTGAGCGGCGGGGCCGCGGCCGTCGGCCCGGTGCTGGGCGGTCTGCTCACCGAGGGGCCGGGCTGGCGGTGGATCTTCTTCGTGAACCTGCCGGTGAGCGTCGTCGAGGTGTGGCTGACGCTGCGCGTGGTGCCGGAGTCGCGGGGGCCGCGCGGGATGCGCGTGGACTGGGCGGGCACGGCCGCGTTCGCCTGGTTCGCCGGCGGGGTCACCTACGCGGTGGTACGGGCCGGTGAGGACGGCTGGACGGCGTCCGCCTCGCTCACGGCGTTCGCGTGCGCGGCGCTGGCGCTGGTGGTCTTCGTGCTGGTGGAGCGGCGTGCGGACCATCCGCTGCTGGACCTCGCTCTGCTGCGCAAGCCGGCGTTCGTGGGGGTGATGGCGGGGGCGTTCGCCTTCAACGGGGTGGCGTTCGGGGTGACGCCGTACCTGTCGATCTGGATGCAGACGCTGCTCGGTATGAGTCCGGTGCGCGGCGGGCTGACGCTGCTGCCGATGACGGTCGCGGCGATGATCGTCGCGGTGCTGGTGGGGCGGCTGCTGCACGGTGTGCCGGCCCGGCTGACCATCGGCGGCGGGCTGCTGTTGATCGGCTCGGGGAACATCTGCCAGGCCGTGCTGGACGCGGGTTCGGGGTGGACGGCGCTGGTGCCGGGGTTCGTGCTGGTCGGCGCGGGCACCGGGTTCGTCTCGCCGACCGTCGCCGGTGCGGCGCTGGCTGCGGTGCCGGGCGAGCGGGCCGGGATGGCGGGCGGCGCGGTGAACACGGTGCGGCAGCTGGGGTACGCGCTGGGCGTCGCGGTCTTCGGCACCGTCCTGACCTCCCGGATGACCGGCGCGCTCCCGCACGGCGCGGCCCATGACCTGGCCGGCGGCGGGGCACGGACGCTGCGGGGCAGCGTCTCCGAGCCTGCGCTGCGCGCCGCGTTCGCCTCGGGTCTGAACGGCACGCTGGTGGCCGCGGGCCTCGCCGGGATCGCCGCGGGCGCCTTGGTGCTGGTGCTCGTGCGCACGCCGCGGCCCGCGCCGACGGCGGCGGAAGCGGCGCCGCGGGAGCCCGCGGCGGTGACCCCGCGCAGGTGA